The Esox lucius isolate fEsoLuc1 chromosome 5, fEsoLuc1.pri, whole genome shotgun sequence genome includes a region encoding these proteins:
- the prepl gene encoding prolyl endopeptidase-like isoform X1, whose translation MWSMTGLYSCLRVLIWRGKWSRDHCLFTYGRKARIFQTIACRYTVNTYSTTTEYSSQIRTYRSLERSFKKRLRAIYRRFSEVPDNTTFHGHNHVYFIEADGIYRMDTRKGDGLSAGDPEPEKVLCLASVGERGGSLQRVRLSPSEQVLAATVKSPHREEARCVLVRLGDGTRALDPPQPLLTVDKVFSFEWATDDILFYSSQQGLGCHRVFRLDLTSPGNSGTLVYHEQQPDVFVEVSLSRDRRLVLVNCSSKRSSEVWLIGSEAPLREPALVQARLPELLYFVEHSHGQLYILANTGPGQEYQVLKAPLLSPTMEHWDPVCTPGTGRAVKDMEVLQNHCVLATRDPSGLLGLQVVPLDQTDTMWSVQLPQWACAIETKRAGLTDSGWLEFLLSSPVHPPVLYCYSPRENNLLLQEEEREERRTPQDYHTTRLEAPSLDGTIVPLTVFHTSVLEELSCAPLLVHVYGAYGTDLNMDFSPDRRLLLEDGWALAYCHVRGGGELGLGWHRRGRMEGKLRGVEDLAACIHRLHDLGVSRPSLTALTARSAGAILAGALCNLHPRLIRAVTLQAPFLDVLGTMQEPGLPLTLEERGEWGDPLADPRHRDAIASYCPVHNITPQLYPSMLLTAYRGDSRVPLAGVMRYVERLREAIHTHLNGHPETESKPTPRVVLDLQTGADHFGPEDFELSLTESARQLAFLHTELGLNQQKTKNRRK comes from the exons ATGTGGTCTATGACTGGTCTATATTCGTGTCTTAGGGTTCTGATTTGGAGGGGTAAATGGAGTCGAGACCACTGTCTTTTCACGTACGGACGTAAAGCACGGATCTTCCAAACGATAGCATGTCGTTACACAGTG AACACCTACAGCACCACAACGGAGTACAGCTCCCAAATCCGGACATACAGGAGCCTGGAGAGGTCTTTCAAGAAAAGATTAAGGGCCATATATCGGAGGTTCTCTGAAGTTCCAGACAATACAACG TTCCACGGCCATAACCATGTATACTTCATAGAGGCAGATGGCATTTACAGAATGGATACCAGGAAAG GTGACGGACTGTCCGCAGGTGACCCGGAGCCCGAGAAGGTGTTGTGTTTGGCCTCtgtgggggagagaggtggaAGCCTCCAGAGGGTGCGTCTCTCCCCCAGCGAGCAGGTCCTGGCTGCCACGGTGAAGAGCCCCCACAGGGAGGAGGCCAGGTGTGTCCTGGTCAGGCTAGGAGACGGAACCAGAGCCCTTGACCCACCTCAGCCTCTACTCACCGTCGACAAGGTCTTCAGCTTCG AATGGGCTACGGACGACATCCTGTTCTACAGCAGTCAGCAGGGCCTCGGGTGTCACCGTGTGTTCCGTCTGGACCTGACTTCCCCGGGGAACAGCGGCACTCTGGTGTACCACGAACAGCAACCTGA TGTGTTCGTGGAGGTGAGTCTCTCCAGGGACAGGAGGCTGGTGCTTGTCAACTGCAGCAGTAAGAGGAGCTCTGAGGTGTGGCTGATTGGCAGCGAAGCCCCCCTAAGGGAGCCGGCTCTGGTCCAAGCCCGCCTCCCTGAGTTGTTGTACTTCGTAGAGCACTCCCACGGCCAGCTGTACATTCTGGCCAACACCGGGCCTGGACAGGAGTACCAG GTTTTGAAAGCACCTCTCTTATCCCCAACCATGGAACACTGGGACCCAGTTTGTACCCCTGGCACTGGAAGAGCTGTGAAAGACATGGAGGTGCTCCAGAACCATTGTGTGTTGGCCACCAGGGACCCGTCTGGCCTGCTGGGACTCCAGGTGGTCCCACTAGACCAGACAGACACAATGTGGAGCGTTCAG CTGCCACAGTGGGCCTGTGCCATAGAGACCAAGAGAGCTGGGCTGACCGACAGTGGCTGGCTGGAGTTCCTCCTGTCGTCTCCGGTCCACCCTCCTGTCCTGTATTGTTACTCCCCCAGGGAGAACAACCTCCTCTtacaggaggaagagagagaggagcgcaGGACGCCCCAGGATTATCACACAACCCGACTAGAGGCACCCAGCCTG GATGGTACCATAGTGCCCCTGACTGTCTTCCACACATCTGTCCTGGAGGAGCTGAGCTGTGCTCCACTTCTGGTGCATGTGTACGGGGCCTATGGAACAGACCTCAACATGGACTTCAGCCCAGACAGGAGACTGCTGCTTGAGGATGGCTGGGCTCTGGCCTACTGTCACGTCAG GGGCGGTGGTGAGCTGGGCCTGGGCTGGCACAGACGGGGTCGTATGGAGGGTAAGCTGAGAGGAGTGGAGGACCTGGCTGCCTGTATCCACAGGCTCCATGACCTGGGAGTGTCCAGACCCTCCCTTACTGCTCTGACTGCCCGCAGTGCCGGGGCCATACTGGCGGGGGCGCTCTGCAACCTACACCCCCGTCTCATACGAGCTGTCACACTCCAG GCTCCGTTCCTGGACGTGCTGGGCACCATGCAGGAGCCCGGTCTGCCGCTGACCCTGGAGGAGCGCGGCGAATGGGGGGACCCGCTGGCCGACCCCCGTCACAGGGACGCCATCGCCTCCTACTGCCCCGTTCACAACATCACACCTCAG CTCTACCCCTCCATGCTGCTGACAGCCTACAGAGGAGACAGCAGGGTGCCTTTAGCCGGGGTGATGCGGTATGTGGAGAGACTCAGGGAAGCGatccacacacacctcaatGGCCACCCGGAGACTG AATCTAAGCCAACACCTAGAGTCGTTCTGGACCTGCAAACGGGTGCCGACCACTTTGGCCCGGAGGACTTTGAACTGTCTCTGACTGAG AGTGCTCGACAGTTGGCCTTTCTCCACACAGAGCTGGGCCTGAACCAGCAGAAGACAAAAAACAGGCGGAAGTAG
- the prepl gene encoding prolyl endopeptidase-like isoform X2, translated as MWSMTGLYSCLRVLIWRGKWSRDHCLFTYGRKARIFQTIACRYTVNTYSTTTEYSSQIRTYRSLERSFKKRLRAIYRRFSEVPDNTTFHGHNHVYFIEADGIYRMDTRKGDPEPEKVLCLASVGERGGSLQRVRLSPSEQVLAATVKSPHREEARCVLVRLGDGTRALDPPQPLLTVDKVFSFEWATDDILFYSSQQGLGCHRVFRLDLTSPGNSGTLVYHEQQPDVFVEVSLSRDRRLVLVNCSSKRSSEVWLIGSEAPLREPALVQARLPELLYFVEHSHGQLYILANTGPGQEYQVLKAPLLSPTMEHWDPVCTPGTGRAVKDMEVLQNHCVLATRDPSGLLGLQVVPLDQTDTMWSVQLPQWACAIETKRAGLTDSGWLEFLLSSPVHPPVLYCYSPRENNLLLQEEEREERRTPQDYHTTRLEAPSLDGTIVPLTVFHTSVLEELSCAPLLVHVYGAYGTDLNMDFSPDRRLLLEDGWALAYCHVRGGGELGLGWHRRGRMEGKLRGVEDLAACIHRLHDLGVSRPSLTALTARSAGAILAGALCNLHPRLIRAVTLQAPFLDVLGTMQEPGLPLTLEERGEWGDPLADPRHRDAIASYCPVHNITPQLYPSMLLTAYRGDSRVPLAGVMRYVERLREAIHTHLNGHPETESKPTPRVVLDLQTGADHFGPEDFELSLTESARQLAFLHTELGLNQQKTKNRRK; from the exons ATGTGGTCTATGACTGGTCTATATTCGTGTCTTAGGGTTCTGATTTGGAGGGGTAAATGGAGTCGAGACCACTGTCTTTTCACGTACGGACGTAAAGCACGGATCTTCCAAACGATAGCATGTCGTTACACAGTG AACACCTACAGCACCACAACGGAGTACAGCTCCCAAATCCGGACATACAGGAGCCTGGAGAGGTCTTTCAAGAAAAGATTAAGGGCCATATATCGGAGGTTCTCTGAAGTTCCAGACAATACAACG TTCCACGGCCATAACCATGTATACTTCATAGAGGCAGATGGCATTTACAGAATGGATACCAGGAAAG GTGACCCGGAGCCCGAGAAGGTGTTGTGTTTGGCCTCtgtgggggagagaggtggaAGCCTCCAGAGGGTGCGTCTCTCCCCCAGCGAGCAGGTCCTGGCTGCCACGGTGAAGAGCCCCCACAGGGAGGAGGCCAGGTGTGTCCTGGTCAGGCTAGGAGACGGAACCAGAGCCCTTGACCCACCTCAGCCTCTACTCACCGTCGACAAGGTCTTCAGCTTCG AATGGGCTACGGACGACATCCTGTTCTACAGCAGTCAGCAGGGCCTCGGGTGTCACCGTGTGTTCCGTCTGGACCTGACTTCCCCGGGGAACAGCGGCACTCTGGTGTACCACGAACAGCAACCTGA TGTGTTCGTGGAGGTGAGTCTCTCCAGGGACAGGAGGCTGGTGCTTGTCAACTGCAGCAGTAAGAGGAGCTCTGAGGTGTGGCTGATTGGCAGCGAAGCCCCCCTAAGGGAGCCGGCTCTGGTCCAAGCCCGCCTCCCTGAGTTGTTGTACTTCGTAGAGCACTCCCACGGCCAGCTGTACATTCTGGCCAACACCGGGCCTGGACAGGAGTACCAG GTTTTGAAAGCACCTCTCTTATCCCCAACCATGGAACACTGGGACCCAGTTTGTACCCCTGGCACTGGAAGAGCTGTGAAAGACATGGAGGTGCTCCAGAACCATTGTGTGTTGGCCACCAGGGACCCGTCTGGCCTGCTGGGACTCCAGGTGGTCCCACTAGACCAGACAGACACAATGTGGAGCGTTCAG CTGCCACAGTGGGCCTGTGCCATAGAGACCAAGAGAGCTGGGCTGACCGACAGTGGCTGGCTGGAGTTCCTCCTGTCGTCTCCGGTCCACCCTCCTGTCCTGTATTGTTACTCCCCCAGGGAGAACAACCTCCTCTtacaggaggaagagagagaggagcgcaGGACGCCCCAGGATTATCACACAACCCGACTAGAGGCACCCAGCCTG GATGGTACCATAGTGCCCCTGACTGTCTTCCACACATCTGTCCTGGAGGAGCTGAGCTGTGCTCCACTTCTGGTGCATGTGTACGGGGCCTATGGAACAGACCTCAACATGGACTTCAGCCCAGACAGGAGACTGCTGCTTGAGGATGGCTGGGCTCTGGCCTACTGTCACGTCAG GGGCGGTGGTGAGCTGGGCCTGGGCTGGCACAGACGGGGTCGTATGGAGGGTAAGCTGAGAGGAGTGGAGGACCTGGCTGCCTGTATCCACAGGCTCCATGACCTGGGAGTGTCCAGACCCTCCCTTACTGCTCTGACTGCCCGCAGTGCCGGGGCCATACTGGCGGGGGCGCTCTGCAACCTACACCCCCGTCTCATACGAGCTGTCACACTCCAG GCTCCGTTCCTGGACGTGCTGGGCACCATGCAGGAGCCCGGTCTGCCGCTGACCCTGGAGGAGCGCGGCGAATGGGGGGACCCGCTGGCCGACCCCCGTCACAGGGACGCCATCGCCTCCTACTGCCCCGTTCACAACATCACACCTCAG CTCTACCCCTCCATGCTGCTGACAGCCTACAGAGGAGACAGCAGGGTGCCTTTAGCCGGGGTGATGCGGTATGTGGAGAGACTCAGGGAAGCGatccacacacacctcaatGGCCACCCGGAGACTG AATCTAAGCCAACACCTAGAGTCGTTCTGGACCTGCAAACGGGTGCCGACCACTTTGGCCCGGAGGACTTTGAACTGTCTCTGACTGAG AGTGCTCGACAGTTGGCCTTTCTCCACACAGAGCTGGGCCTGAACCAGCAGAAGACAAAAAACAGGCGGAAGTAG
- the prepl gene encoding prolyl endopeptidase-like isoform X3 produces the protein MDTRKGDGLSAGDPEPEKVLCLASVGERGGSLQRVRLSPSEQVLAATVKSPHREEARCVLVRLGDGTRALDPPQPLLTVDKVFSFEWATDDILFYSSQQGLGCHRVFRLDLTSPGNSGTLVYHEQQPDVFVEVSLSRDRRLVLVNCSSKRSSEVWLIGSEAPLREPALVQARLPELLYFVEHSHGQLYILANTGPGQEYQVLKAPLLSPTMEHWDPVCTPGTGRAVKDMEVLQNHCVLATRDPSGLLGLQVVPLDQTDTMWSVQLPQWACAIETKRAGLTDSGWLEFLLSSPVHPPVLYCYSPRENNLLLQEEEREERRTPQDYHTTRLEAPSLDGTIVPLTVFHTSVLEELSCAPLLVHVYGAYGTDLNMDFSPDRRLLLEDGWALAYCHVRGGGELGLGWHRRGRMEGKLRGVEDLAACIHRLHDLGVSRPSLTALTARSAGAILAGALCNLHPRLIRAVTLQAPFLDVLGTMQEPGLPLTLEERGEWGDPLADPRHRDAIASYCPVHNITPQLYPSMLLTAYRGDSRVPLAGVMRYVERLREAIHTHLNGHPETESKPTPRVVLDLQTGADHFGPEDFELSLTESARQLAFLHTELGLNQQKTKNRRK, from the exons ATGGATACCAGGAAAG GTGACGGACTGTCCGCAGGTGACCCGGAGCCCGAGAAGGTGTTGTGTTTGGCCTCtgtgggggagagaggtggaAGCCTCCAGAGGGTGCGTCTCTCCCCCAGCGAGCAGGTCCTGGCTGCCACGGTGAAGAGCCCCCACAGGGAGGAGGCCAGGTGTGTCCTGGTCAGGCTAGGAGACGGAACCAGAGCCCTTGACCCACCTCAGCCTCTACTCACCGTCGACAAGGTCTTCAGCTTCG AATGGGCTACGGACGACATCCTGTTCTACAGCAGTCAGCAGGGCCTCGGGTGTCACCGTGTGTTCCGTCTGGACCTGACTTCCCCGGGGAACAGCGGCACTCTGGTGTACCACGAACAGCAACCTGA TGTGTTCGTGGAGGTGAGTCTCTCCAGGGACAGGAGGCTGGTGCTTGTCAACTGCAGCAGTAAGAGGAGCTCTGAGGTGTGGCTGATTGGCAGCGAAGCCCCCCTAAGGGAGCCGGCTCTGGTCCAAGCCCGCCTCCCTGAGTTGTTGTACTTCGTAGAGCACTCCCACGGCCAGCTGTACATTCTGGCCAACACCGGGCCTGGACAGGAGTACCAG GTTTTGAAAGCACCTCTCTTATCCCCAACCATGGAACACTGGGACCCAGTTTGTACCCCTGGCACTGGAAGAGCTGTGAAAGACATGGAGGTGCTCCAGAACCATTGTGTGTTGGCCACCAGGGACCCGTCTGGCCTGCTGGGACTCCAGGTGGTCCCACTAGACCAGACAGACACAATGTGGAGCGTTCAG CTGCCACAGTGGGCCTGTGCCATAGAGACCAAGAGAGCTGGGCTGACCGACAGTGGCTGGCTGGAGTTCCTCCTGTCGTCTCCGGTCCACCCTCCTGTCCTGTATTGTTACTCCCCCAGGGAGAACAACCTCCTCTtacaggaggaagagagagaggagcgcaGGACGCCCCAGGATTATCACACAACCCGACTAGAGGCACCCAGCCTG GATGGTACCATAGTGCCCCTGACTGTCTTCCACACATCTGTCCTGGAGGAGCTGAGCTGTGCTCCACTTCTGGTGCATGTGTACGGGGCCTATGGAACAGACCTCAACATGGACTTCAGCCCAGACAGGAGACTGCTGCTTGAGGATGGCTGGGCTCTGGCCTACTGTCACGTCAG GGGCGGTGGTGAGCTGGGCCTGGGCTGGCACAGACGGGGTCGTATGGAGGGTAAGCTGAGAGGAGTGGAGGACCTGGCTGCCTGTATCCACAGGCTCCATGACCTGGGAGTGTCCAGACCCTCCCTTACTGCTCTGACTGCCCGCAGTGCCGGGGCCATACTGGCGGGGGCGCTCTGCAACCTACACCCCCGTCTCATACGAGCTGTCACACTCCAG GCTCCGTTCCTGGACGTGCTGGGCACCATGCAGGAGCCCGGTCTGCCGCTGACCCTGGAGGAGCGCGGCGAATGGGGGGACCCGCTGGCCGACCCCCGTCACAGGGACGCCATCGCCTCCTACTGCCCCGTTCACAACATCACACCTCAG CTCTACCCCTCCATGCTGCTGACAGCCTACAGAGGAGACAGCAGGGTGCCTTTAGCCGGGGTGATGCGGTATGTGGAGAGACTCAGGGAAGCGatccacacacacctcaatGGCCACCCGGAGACTG AATCTAAGCCAACACCTAGAGTCGTTCTGGACCTGCAAACGGGTGCCGACCACTTTGGCCCGGAGGACTTTGAACTGTCTCTGACTGAG AGTGCTCGACAGTTGGCCTTTCTCCACACAGAGCTGGGCCTGAACCAGCAGAAGACAAAAAACAGGCGGAAGTAG